The genomic region GGATGACGGCTTTGGCAGGCAGGATGTGACCGAGCCGGGTAACGACGCCGGTGATCCGGTCACCGTCGGCCAGAACGCCGGTGACCATGTCTTCACGGAAATCAAGTCCGGGGATGGTTTCCATTGCCTGTCGCCACTCTAGGGAAAATAAACCCCGGTCATTCTGAGCACGGGGGCTCCACATGGCAGGACCTTTTGAGCGGTTCAGCATCCGGAACTGGATCATGGTACGGTCGGTCACGATTCCGGATAATCCGCCGAGCGCATCAATTTCCCGGATGATCTGTCCCTTGGCAATGCCTCCCATGGCGGGATTGCAGCTCATCTGCGCCATGGTGGTCATGTTCATGGTGACCAGCAGCACCCGCGATCCCAGCCGTGCAGCAGCGGCAGCAGCCTCACAGCCGGCGTGCCCGGCACCCACCACAATGACATCATACGGAACGAACATGGTTCGGGAATGTTTCACGTGAAACAGGGAACTCAAATCCCTTTCTCACGTAACGATAGATAATGATTCTCTTTTTCGGTCATTCTCTTCTTGTCCCTGGCCCTTTTATCATCATACCCGGCAAGATGAAGAATGCCGTGGACCATGACCCTGTGCAGCTCGTCTTTTACTGAAACGCCAAAAGTTATGGCATTCTCCTTCACCCGGGGCAGGCTGATGTAAATATCACCTGAGGCAATCTGTTCAGATTCTGAAAAATCAAATGTCAGAACATCGGTGAAGTGATCATGGGATAAATAGGTAAGATTGAGCTGGCGTAAAAACTCATCCGTACAGAGAATGATGTTGATGTCGTGGTAGGATTCGTTCTCACTGATGATGACCATATCCAGCCACTGGCGAAGCTTTTCTTTATTCCGTAATGGATAGGAAACGCCCTCCAGAAAGAAATGGATCCTGTTATCTGTCATGTTTTCAGGGGTTTAACGGTTCTTTTCGTGGGTGGATTTCCTGGCAGACTTCTTAAAAGAAGCCATCTTTTTCTGACGGTCCAGGTTGACCTCTTCCCGGATGCCGCTGACGGTGAAATAAAGGCTGATACAATTCCCTTTTTCATTGAAATGAACTTCGTCGGCAAGGCGCCTGATGATGAAAAGCCCACGGCCCTGGAGCCCGGATGCGGGAAGGGATGGTTCGGTCGGATCGGTTATCTCTCTGAAAGGAAATCCCTCGCCTTCGTCCTGAATGTGAAAGACAAGCTTACCCGGCTTTGCCTCAAAAAGGATGTCAATCATTTTCCCCTCATCCATCTTGTTGCCGTGGATGAGACTGTTCTCAACGGCTTCCATCACTGCAGCGGTGATGTTGCCATAATAGTCCATCCCTATGTTATACCTGTCGCAAATTTCTTCAAGAAACCGTTCCACCAGGTGAAGGTGTTTCATGCCTGAAGGAATCCTGATGGCAAGCCGTTCAAATCTCATATATCCTCTTGTCAGTCTTCAAAATTAAATAAATAGTCGTTAACTTTTCTTTTATAAAAGGGTTTTAAGCCTGGTGGAATACTTTTAAGGATTTCCGTCTGATTGTCTTTTATACCTTTATACTTAAAAAACTCTTCAGGGTTACTGATTTTTTGATTTTTTACTTCTTTTGATTCACGCTGTTCTTCAAGCTCACGCATGCGTTCGGCTTTCTCCGATTCCAGAAGCCTTGAAAGTATCTCCTGCTGCCGCATCAGGGTCTGGTTGGTGATCATTTTATTGACCAGGTCTGTTTCGGTTTTTTCCATATCCTCAATCATTCGCTTCATCTCGCCCTGGTCGCCAAGTCCCTGCTCTTTCAACCCATCCATGTATTGCCGCAGCTGGTTGCGCAGGGCTTCCTGCTGCGCCGCCAGCCTGGCCAGCTGCTCGCTCATGGCCGGCATTCCCATTTGCTCACTGCCCTGACCCTTGTCCATCCCTTTCTTTAGCTGTTCAATCTGTTTGTTGAGCTGCTCCTGGAGCTGCCGCATCGTACTGATCGAAGAGGGGGATGACCCTCCCGGATTGGGGCAGCTGCCACCGCCTGAATTCTGGCTCATCTGATCCATCTGCGACTGCATGT from Bacteroidales bacterium harbors:
- the ybeY gene encoding rRNA maturation RNase YbeY encodes the protein MTDNRIHFFLEGVSYPLRNKEKLRQWLDMVIISENESYHDINIILCTDEFLRQLNLTYLSHDHFTDVLTFDFSESEQIASGDIYISLPRVKENAITFGVSVKDELHRVMVHGILHLAGYDDKRARDKKRMTEKENHYLSLREKGI
- a CDS encoding ATP-binding protein encodes the protein MRFERLAIRIPSGMKHLHLVERFLEEICDRYNIGMDYYGNITAAVMEAVENSLIHGNKMDEGKMIDILFEAKPGKLVFHIQDEGEGFPFREITDPTEPSLPASGLQGRGLFIIRRLADEVHFNEKGNCISLYFTVSGIREEVNLDRQKKMASFKKSARKSTHEKNR